The Armatimonadota bacterium genome contains a region encoding:
- the infB gene encoding translation initiation factor IF-2 has translation MSPVTMGSSNNISELAKQYGVTPSQVLSALQSLGVVHEGDEFLADSDELELIKDSLESQRGKKVLVVQDGATPRDIAQAIGVPPQDVVKNLMMKLKTMAQLTTSLKPDIIEKVAELYGCTLQWGVTEAPKPAAKPIVSRAKKVDEPAEVIRPPVVTIMGHVDHGKTSLLDYIRKANVADKEHGGITQHIGAYQAKLDQGLITFLDTPGHAAFTAMRARGAQVTDIAILVVAADDGIMPQTIEAIGHIKNAGVPMIVAVNKIDKGNANPDRVLMQLTEHEVVPEAYGGQIITCPVSAHTGEGVPHLLEMILLQAEVMELKANPKGEFKGIVIEAKLDKGRGPVATILVQEGTLKIGSNVVVGTASGKIKAMTDYLGERVNEAGPSMPVEILGLSEVPMAGEIVEVALDERAARNKASDRSDEIRKQLIAPKRKISLRDLRRQLDSDETKSLNLIVKADVQGSVEAVRGMLEKIQNEEVEVKIVYAGVGAITESDVLLASASDSIIVGFNVKPEGKSKCEAERAKVEIRAYTIIYELIEDIEAAVKGMLAPKFEEKYLGSVDIRATFKLTKAGFVAGCYVTDGMVKRGCLCRVDRAGERVYEGKIESLKHIKNDVREMSNGQECGIQFENWTGFKEGDKIEAYEMVQIMD, from the coding sequence TTGTCACCAGTAACCATGGGTTCCTCAAACAACATTTCTGAACTCGCCAAGCAATATGGCGTCACGCCGAGCCAAGTGCTCAGCGCTTTGCAGTCGCTTGGCGTCGTACACGAGGGCGATGAGTTCCTCGCCGATTCCGATGAACTTGAACTGATCAAGGACTCACTCGAATCACAACGCGGTAAGAAGGTTCTTGTCGTGCAAGATGGTGCAACCCCGCGAGACATCGCGCAAGCAATCGGTGTCCCGCCGCAAGACGTTGTCAAAAACCTCATGATGAAGTTGAAGACGATGGCGCAGCTCACCACCAGTCTCAAGCCCGACATCATCGAAAAGGTCGCCGAATTGTACGGCTGTACGCTCCAATGGGGAGTCACCGAGGCTCCAAAGCCAGCGGCAAAACCGATCGTCAGCCGCGCCAAGAAAGTCGATGAACCCGCCGAAGTGATTCGGCCTCCGGTCGTCACGATCATGGGCCACGTTGACCACGGAAAGACCTCGCTGCTCGACTACATCCGAAAGGCAAACGTCGCGGACAAGGAACACGGCGGAATTACTCAGCACATCGGTGCGTACCAAGCGAAACTCGATCAAGGGCTCATCACATTCCTGGATACTCCAGGCCACGCTGCCTTTACCGCGATGCGAGCGCGCGGTGCACAAGTCACCGATATTGCGATCTTGGTGGTCGCCGCAGATGACGGCATCATGCCGCAAACGATCGAAGCCATCGGCCACATTAAGAACGCTGGCGTTCCGATGATCGTTGCGGTCAACAAGATCGACAAAGGCAACGCAAATCCAGACCGAGTGCTGATGCAGCTCACCGAGCACGAAGTTGTTCCTGAAGCTTACGGCGGTCAGATCATCACTTGCCCTGTCTCCGCTCATACAGGTGAAGGAGTTCCTCACTTGCTCGAAATGATTCTGCTCCAAGCCGAAGTCATGGAGCTCAAGGCGAATCCGAAGGGTGAATTCAAGGGAATCGTGATTGAAGCCAAGCTCGATAAGGGCCGAGGTCCGGTTGCAACGATTCTGGTTCAAGAAGGCACGCTTAAGATCGGCAGCAACGTCGTGGTAGGAACCGCCAGCGGCAAGATCAAGGCGATGACTGACTATCTTGGTGAGCGTGTCAATGAAGCAGGCCCATCGATGCCGGTCGAAATTCTCGGCCTGAGCGAAGTGCCAATGGCGGGTGAGATCGTGGAAGTCGCTCTCGACGAACGTGCCGCACGTAACAAGGCTTCGGATCGATCGGATGAAATCCGCAAGCAGCTCATCGCGCCAAAGCGAAAGATCAGCTTGCGCGATCTTCGCCGACAACTCGATAGCGACGAAACAAAGTCACTCAACCTCATCGTCAAGGCGGACGTCCAAGGCTCCGTGGAAGCGGTCCGCGGCATGCTCGAGAAGATTCAGAACGAGGAAGTTGAAGTCAAGATCGTTTACGCCGGTGTTGGAGCGATCACAGAAAGCGACGTCCTCCTTGCGAGTGCCTCTGACAGCATTATCGTTGGATTCAACGTAAAGCCAGAAGGTAAGTCAAAGTGCGAAGCCGAAAGGGCCAAGGTCGAAATTCGAGCCTACACCATCATCTACGAATTGATCGAAGATATCGAAGCTGCGGTCAAGGGAATGCTCGCCCCCAAGTTCGAAGAAAAGTATTTGGGCTCGGTGGATATCCGTGCGACCTTCAAGCTCACCAAGGCTGGCTTCGTGGCGGGTTGCTATGTCACTGACGGAATGGTCAAGCGCGGATGTCTATGCCGCGTAGACCGCGCTGGAGAACGCGTTTACGAAGGGAAGATCGAATCGCTCAAGCACATCAAGAACGACG